From the Streptococcus oralis ATCC 35037 genome, one window contains:
- a CDS encoding CTP synthase translates to MSTKYIFVTGGVVSSIGKGIVAASLGRLLKNRGLKVTIQKFDPYINIDPGTMSPYQHGEVFVTDDGAETDLDLGHYERFIDINLNKYSNVTTGKIYSEVLRKERRGEYLGATVQVIPHITDALKEKIKRAALTTDSDVIITEVGGTVGDIESLPFLEALRQMKADVGADNVMYIHTTLLPYLKAAGEMKTKPTQHSVKELRGLGIQPNMLVIRTEKPAGQGIKNKLAQFCDVAPEAVIESLDVEHLYQIPLNLQAQGMDQIVCDHLKLDAPVADMTEWSAMVDKVMNLKKQVKISLVGKYVELQDAYISVVEALKHSGYANDAEVKINWINANDVTAENVAELLSDADGIIVPGGFGQRGTEGKIQAIRYARENDVPVLGVCLGMQLTCIEFARHVLGLEGANSAELDSDTKYPIIDIMRDQVDIEDMGGTLRLGLYPSKLKRGSKAAAAYHNQEVVQRRHRHRYEFNNAFREQFEAAGFVFSGVSPDNRLVEIVEIPENKFFVACQYHPELSSRPNRPEELYTAFVTAAVENSN, encoded by the coding sequence ATGTCTACGAAATATATTTTTGTAACTGGTGGTGTGGTATCGTCTATTGGGAAAGGGATTGTCGCAGCAAGTCTGGGGCGTCTCTTGAAAAATCGTGGTCTAAAAGTGACTATTCAGAAGTTTGACCCTTATATCAATATCGATCCGGGAACCATGAGCCCTTACCAGCACGGGGAAGTCTTTGTGACAGATGATGGGGCTGAGACCGATTTGGACTTGGGCCACTATGAACGTTTCATCGATATCAATCTCAACAAATACTCCAACGTGACAACTGGTAAAATCTACAGTGAAGTTCTTCGTAAGGAGCGCCGTGGAGAATACCTTGGTGCAACTGTTCAGGTTATTCCTCATATCACAGATGCTTTGAAAGAAAAAATCAAGCGTGCCGCTCTAACGACCGACTCGGATGTCATTATCACAGAGGTTGGTGGAACCGTTGGAGATATCGAGTCCTTGCCATTTCTAGAGGCCCTTCGTCAGATGAAGGCAGATGTGGGTGCGGATAATGTCATGTACATCCATACAACCTTGCTTCCTTACCTAAAGGCTGCTGGTGAAATGAAGACCAAACCAACCCAGCATTCTGTAAAAGAATTGCGTGGTTTGGGGATTCAGCCAAATATGTTGGTTATTCGTACGGAGAAACCAGCTGGTCAGGGTATTAAAAATAAACTAGCACAGTTCTGTGACGTGGCTCCAGAAGCTGTTATCGAATCGTTGGACGTTGAACACCTTTACCAAATTCCATTGAATTTACAGGCGCAAGGCATGGACCAAATTGTCTGTGACCATTTGAAATTAGACGCACCAGTAGCGGATATGACAGAATGGTCAGCCATGGTGGACAAGGTCATGAACCTGAAAAAACAAGTCAAGATCTCCCTCGTTGGTAAGTATGTGGAGTTGCAAGATGCCTACATCTCTGTGGTTGAAGCTTTGAAACACTCTGGGTATGCCAACGACGCAGAAGTGAAGATTAATTGGATCAATGCCAATGATGTGACAGCAGAGAATGTGGCAGAACTCTTGTCTGATGCGGACGGAATTATCGTACCAGGAGGTTTTGGCCAACGTGGTACGGAAGGAAAAATTCAAGCCATCCGTTATGCGCGTGAGAATGATGTTCCTGTGTTGGGTGTTTGCTTGGGAATGCAGTTGACTTGTATCGAGTTTGCTCGTCACGTTTTAGGGCTTGAAGGTGCCAATTCTGCAGAGCTTGATTCTGATACAAAATACCCTATCATTGATATCATGCGTGACCAGGTTGATATTGAGGATATGGGAGGAACCCTTCGTTTGGGACTTTACCCATCTAAGTTGAAACGTGGCTCTAAGGCAGCGGCTGCTTATCATAATCAAGAAGTGGTGCAACGCCGTCACCGTCACCGTTATGAGTTTAACAACGCCTTTCGTGAACAGTTTGAGGCAGCAGGTTTTGTCTTCTCAGGAGTATCTCCAGACAATCGTTTGGTCGAAATTGTGGAAATTCCTGAAAATAAATTCTTTGTGGCTTGTCAGTATCATCCTGAACTTTCAAGTCGTCCAAACCGCCCAGAAGAACTCTACACTGCCTTTGTTACTGCAGCGGTTGAGAATAGTAACTAG
- the rpoE gene encoding DNA-directed RNA polymerase subunit delta yields the protein MELEVFAGQEKSELSMIEVARAILELRGRDHEMHFSDLVNEIQNYLGTSNSDIREALPLFYTELNFDGSFISLGDNKWGLRSWYGVDEIDEEIIALEESDDDEVAPKAKKKRVNAFMDGDSDAIDYNADDPEDEDAYEADPALSYDDENPDDEKNEVEAYDAEINEIAPDDLGEDVDLNEEDDEFSDDDAETSEEE from the coding sequence TTGGAATTAGAAGTATTTGCTGGGCAAGAAAAAAGTGAACTATCTATGATTGAGGTAGCGCGTGCTATCTTGGAACTTCGTGGTCGCGATCATGAGATGCATTTTAGCGATCTTGTAAACGAAATTCAAAACTACCTTGGAACATCAAACAGCGATATCCGTGAAGCTTTGCCTTTGTTCTACACAGAGTTGAACTTTGACGGTAGCTTCATCTCACTTGGAGACAACAAATGGGGCCTTCGTTCATGGTATGGTGTGGACGAAATCGACGAAGAAATCATCGCTCTTGAAGAAAGTGACGACGATGAAGTAGCACCAAAAGCTAAGAAAAAACGTGTCAATGCCTTTATGGATGGTGATTCAGATGCCATTGACTACAATGCAGATGATCCAGAAGACGAAGATGCATACGAAGCAGATCCAGCTCTTTCATATGATGATGAAAATCCAGATGATGAGAAAAATGAAGTGGAAGCTTACGATGCAGAAATCAACGAAATTGCTCCTGATGACTTGGGTGAAGACGTGGATCTTAACGAAGAAGACGACGAGTTTTCTGACGATGACGCTGAAACGAGTGAAGAAGAGTAA
- a CDS encoding DNA adenine methylase translates to MDNFSPLRYPGGKNKTYQYVKYLVENNNIDTYIEPFCGGAAVALKLLLNNDVKKIMLNDFDKSIYAMWFSILHNTDSFIKKVKEAVFTIEEWDKQQDIQRNKENVDLLTLGFSTFYLNRTNRSGIIQAGPIGGRAQMGNYKMDCRYNTEVLINKIELIAKNKSRINLYNIDAIEFIKNNINRTKRSLTFFDPPYYVKGKQLYTNFYEHIDHLELRDTIDKYMSKHKWVLTYDFHEEIQNMYSKFEHFPYMLNYSAGNSKKGIEYIFFSEELSSAKINEYLHIL, encoded by the coding sequence ATGGATAATTTTAGCCCGCTACGCTATCCTGGGGGAAAAAATAAAACTTATCAGTATGTTAAATATTTGGTAGAGAATAACAATATTGATACTTATATAGAGCCGTTTTGTGGTGGGGCTGCAGTAGCATTAAAATTGTTGCTTAATAATGACGTAAAAAAAATAATGTTAAATGATTTTGATAAATCCATTTATGCAATGTGGTTTTCAATTTTACATAATACTGATTCTTTTATAAAAAAAGTAAAAGAGGCAGTATTTACGATTGAAGAATGGGATAAGCAGCAAGATATTCAAAGAAACAAAGAAAATGTCGACTTACTTACATTAGGTTTCTCTACATTTTATCTAAATAGAACTAATCGATCAGGAATTATTCAAGCTGGTCCCATAGGTGGCAGAGCCCAAATGGGAAATTATAAAATGGATTGCAGATATAATACAGAAGTATTGATAAATAAGATTGAATTAATTGCTAAAAATAAGAGTAGAATCAATTTGTATAATATAGATGCTATTGAATTTATTAAAAATAATATTAATCGTACAAAACGGTCTCTGACTTTTTTTGACCCACCATATTATGTTAAGGGAAAACAATTGTACACAAATTTTTATGAACACATAGATCATTTAGAATTACGAGACACTATTGACAAATATATGAGTAAACATAAATGGGTTCTTACATATGATTTTCACGAGGAAATCCAAAATATGTACTCAAAATTTGAGCATTTCCCTTATATGTTAAACTATAGTGCGGGTAATTCAAAAAAAGGAATAGAATATATATTTTTTAGTGAAGAATTATCATCAGCTAAAATCAACGAGTATTTACACATTTTATAA